DNA from Corynebacterium aurimucosum ATCC 700975:
CTCGTCATAAGAACCGGAGGGCAGGTTGCCCACGGCGGCACGTTCGGATTCGGGCAAATCCTTCAGCGTGAAGGGCGCGAAATCGCCGTCGCAGGCGCCGTGCCCCAGCTTGAGCGCGTTCTCCTTGCTCAAGCAGGCATTTTGATACGTGTGGTGCAGCGGGCGGCCGAAAACCTCATAGTCCGCGCCTTCTTGGATGGTGAGGACACCGTCCTCGTTCGCGGTGACGTAGTAGTTATTGCTGAGGTAGCTCTTCATCCAGAGCCCGCCGCTGATGACCAGCACGATGATGATGGCAAGGCCCGCGATGACCTTCCACCCAATCCGGCTTCGCTGTGGCCGCCGCTGTGGTTCCTCTTGGGGTTTCTCCTCAGCGGCCTGCGCTTTTGGGGGTGAGATCAGCTTGGCAGCGCGGCTGGCGGAGGAATCCGGGTGCGTCGGCTCCGGGACGACGCCCTGGATGGCGCCAACGGTCATTGGGGCGTTCTCATCACCCTCGCCCTCCACGACCTCTGCCACCACGATGGTTACGTTGTCCGGGCCGCCGGAGCGCAGCGCCAGATCCCGCAGGGTGGTAGCGGCTTCTTCGACGGTGCCCTGCTTCAGCGCTTGCTCGATGGTAGAGGCCGTCACCGGATCCGAGAGGCCATCCGAGCACAGCAGGAGGCGGTCGCCGGGTTTAGCATCGAGCATGAAGAGCGTCGGCTCCACTGGGCGGCCCGTGTAGGCCTTGAGGATCAACGACTTCTGTGGGTGGGAAGATACATCTTCTGGGTCGAGCTTGCCCTCGTCCACCAGGGACTGCACATAGGTGTCATCCTTGGTGATCTGGGTCAGCTTGCCCTCACGCAGCCGGTAGCCGCGGGAATCACCCACGTGGCACACGCCGAACTCCGAGCCGTTAAAGAGCAGGGCGGTCAGCGTGGTGCCCATGCCCTCGGTCTCCGGGTGCTCATCCACGTGCTCGCGGATTGCCGCATTGGCATCTTCTGCCGCCGCGCCGAGCAGGGCCAGCATGTCATTATCACCCGGATCCCGCTCGAGGGAGGCCATGTGCTCCACCATGGTGGTGGAGGCGACCTCGCCGGCGGCGTGTCCACCCATGCCGTCGGCAAGCACCAGCAGGTGCGGGCCCGCGTGGGCGGAATCCTCGTTGTTTTCGCGGACCAATCCGCGGTCCGTCACTGCAGTAAAAGTCAGGCTTAAAGTCATGCCATCAACCTCACGGTCGTTCGGCCAAGTTTGATATCGGAGCCGACTCCGACTCGTTCTGGCTGGTCAATGCGAACGCCACCAACAAAGGTGCCGTTGCGGGATTCGAGGTCCTCCACGAACCACTCGCTGCCCCTGCGGAACAGACGAGCGTGGTGGCCGGAGGAGAAATCATCACCAGTGACAAAGTCACAGTCCTGTGCGCGGCCCATCGTACAGTCTTCGAGCGTGCCCAGTTCCATGTGGGAACCGCGCAGCGGCCCATCCACGATGGCGATCTCACGCGGCGCTTCGCGACGCTTCTGGGATCCCTTCACTGGGGACGATGCCTGGTAGACGCCGGCAGCCTTATTGGCGTCGCGGC
Protein-coding regions in this window:
- a CDS encoding protein phosphatase 2C domain-containing protein translates to MTLSLTFTAVTDRGLVRENNEDSAHAGPHLLVLADGMGGHAAGEVASTTMVEHMASLERDPGDNDMLALLGAAAEDANAAIREHVDEHPETEGMGTTLTALLFNGSEFGVCHVGDSRGYRLREGKLTQITKDDTYVQSLVDEGKLDPEDVSSHPQKSLILKAYTGRPVEPTLFMLDAKPGDRLLLCSDGLSDPVTASTIEQALKQGTVEEAATTLRDLALRSGGPDNVTIVVAEVVEGEGDENAPMTVGAIQGVVPEPTHPDSSASRAAKLISPPKAQAAEEKPQEEPQRRPQRSRIGWKVIAGLAIIIVLVISGGLWMKSYLSNNYYVTANEDGVLTIQEGADYEVFGRPLHHTYQNACLSKENALKLGHGACDGDFAPFTLKDLPESERAAVGNLPSGSYDEVQTQLSQLSDKALKPCPTSSKDGKDKDASKGNCREVK
- a CDS encoding FHA domain-containing protein FhaB/FipA, with translation MDSIVLLSLRIGLLVLLWLFILVALNAMRRDANKAAGVYQASSPVKGSQKRREAPREIAIVDGPLRGSHMELGTLEDCTMGRAQDCDFVTGDDFSSGHHARLFRRGSEWFVEDLESRNGTFVGGVRIDQPERVGVGSDIKLGRTTVRLMA